In Leptodesmis sichuanensis A121, the following are encoded in one genomic region:
- a CDS encoding IS982 family transposase, whose product MFTIEEFIIAVFCCVDDLLKAITQGQPIRAKGFAPALSDSEVMTMEIVAEYQGIDTDQAIWRYFRRHWLEWFPGLGSRSAFVRQAANLWQYKQRLQQHLSTELGAFADEVHLVDGIPIPLCGFSRAPECRSFKGIAAYGYCAAKKQFYYGFHGHLLISATGVITGFSLTPANGSEREALWDMVQTIHGWLIGDKGYLSAALQQELRAVGIELETALRSNMQDTREPAWVALLQRIRRLIETVIGQLVERFSIEKVWARDLWHLTSRINRKLLAHTVCRWLNRHSADPLQFDQLVSQ is encoded by the coding sequence ATGTTTACTATCGAAGAGTTTATCATTGCAGTTTTTTGCTGTGTGGATGATTTGCTGAAGGCAATCACTCAAGGGCAACCCATCCGAGCCAAAGGATTTGCCCCTGCCTTGTCCGACAGTGAGGTAATGACGATGGAAATTGTGGCAGAGTACCAAGGGATTGATACAGACCAGGCAATTTGGCGCTATTTCCGTCGGCACTGGTTGGAGTGGTTTCCTGGCTTGGGCAGTCGTTCTGCCTTTGTCCGTCAGGCTGCAAACCTCTGGCAGTACAAGCAACGACTCCAGCAGCACCTGTCCACTGAGTTAGGGGCTTTTGCCGATGAGGTGCATCTGGTCGATGGCATTCCTATCCCGTTGTGTGGGTTTAGTCGTGCCCCGGAGTGTCGCAGTTTCAAGGGGATTGCTGCTTACGGTTACTGCGCGGCTAAAAAGCAGTTCTATTATGGCTTTCATGGTCATTTGCTCATCAGTGCGACAGGGGTGATTACAGGGTTTAGCCTCACCCCAGCCAATGGCAGTGAACGCGAGGCATTGTGGGACATGGTGCAGACGATTCATGGTTGGCTCATTGGCGACAAAGGTTACCTCTCTGCCGCTCTCCAGCAAGAGCTTCGAGCTGTGGGGATTGAACTAGAAACTGCCCTGCGCTCCAATATGCAGGATACTCGTGAGCCTGCTTGGGTGGCGTTACTCCAACGAATTAGACGACTGATTGAAACGGTGATTGGGCAATTAGTCGAACGCTTCTCAATTGAGAAGGTCTGGGCACGAGATTTATGGCATTTGACCAGTCGCATCAATCGCAAGCTTCTAGCTCATACCGTTTGTCGATGGCTCAACCGTCACAGTGCTGACCCCTTGCAGTTCGACCAGCTTGTGTCACAGTAG
- a CDS encoding ATP-binding response regulator encodes MSLDQISRADRILVVDDSPDNLFLIQATLEDDGYQISLAEDGKTALALVEKLLPDLILLDVMMPEMDGYEVTERIRQNPKLPYIPILLITAHERSSVVKGLDIGADDFIRKPVDIDELLARVRSLLRLKHSIDEREQMVRQREDFVSRLTHDLRTPLVAADRMLLLFQQEAFGALPQEMHEAVDSMARSNHKLLQMVNTLLEVYRHEAGCKTLIFNPVEVQELAQEVMQELKPLAEERGLKLTVAVEQSLEAGTEGHLTTVVMGDRLELHRVLTNLVGNAIKFTEQGAITIHVAGAPVGGTPNQPDQKSYVTIAVQDTGVGIPADEQATLFERFHSGEHKRSGSGLGLYLSRRIVESHQGTINVRSQPGKGSVFTIRLPAEK; translated from the coding sequence ATGTCTCTTGATCAAATTTCTAGAGCGGATCGGATTCTGGTGGTAGATGATTCACCAGATAATTTATTTTTGATTCAAGCCACTCTAGAAGACGATGGGTATCAAATCAGTCTGGCTGAGGATGGTAAGACCGCCCTGGCCCTGGTAGAAAAGCTTCTACCTGATCTGATTCTGCTGGATGTGATGATGCCAGAAATGGATGGGTATGAAGTAACCGAACGGATTCGCCAGAACCCTAAGCTTCCTTATATTCCGATTCTGCTGATTACTGCCCACGAACGCTCCAGTGTTGTAAAAGGGCTGGATATCGGGGCAGATGACTTTATTCGCAAACCTGTTGATATTGATGAATTGCTGGCCCGCGTACGATCGCTCCTGCGCTTAAAGCACAGTATTGATGAACGAGAACAAATGGTGCGCCAGCGCGAAGACTTTGTTTCTCGGTTGACCCACGATTTGCGAACGCCTCTGGTTGCCGCAGACCGAATGCTGTTGCTGTTCCAACAAGAGGCCTTTGGTGCCCTGCCCCAGGAGATGCATGAAGCCGTTGATAGCATGGCTCGTAGCAACCATAAGCTGTTGCAAATGGTGAACACTTTACTGGAGGTGTATCGCCATGAAGCTGGATGCAAAACCTTAATATTTAATCCGGTTGAAGTTCAGGAATTAGCCCAGGAAGTTATGCAAGAACTGAAACCCCTGGCTGAAGAACGGGGACTTAAGCTAACTGTGGCAGTTGAGCAGAGTTTGGAAGCAGGAACTGAGGGACACTTGACCACAGTGGTGATGGGCGATCGCTTAGAACTGCATCGCGTTCTCACGAATCTGGTTGGCAATGCCATTAAATTCACTGAGCAAGGCGCGATCACTATTCATGTGGCTGGTGCGCCTGTGGGTGGCACACCAAACCAACCTGATCAAAAGTCTTACGTTACGATCGCTGTACAAGATACTGGAGTCGGCATTCCTGCTGACGAGCAGGCGACCTTATTTGAACGGTTCCATTCTGGTGAACACAAGCGTTCTGGAAGTGGTTTGGGGCTGTATCTCTCTCGCCGGATTGTGGAATCCCATCAGGGGACGATCAACGTGCGATCGCAACCGGGTAAGGGGAGTGTTTTTACGATTCGCTTACCAGCAGAAAAGTAG
- the serS gene encoding serine--tRNA ligase: MLDLKLIRENPDLVQEKLNCRGPGYDIQPIVELDRQQKELEKTRSQLQARSNEIGKLVGQKMKSGSKPNDPEVVALKNEGNDLKATLSELEPQERDLKAQIEALLLNLPNLPSDSTPIGKDETENVEVRRWGDAYKPTGDKFLPHWEIGEKLGILNTERATKIAQSRFVALIGAGAALERALIQFMLDRQIAAGYVEVLPPFLINSTSLTATGQLPKFAEESFKCSEDDLWLAPTAEVPVTNFYRDEILSSEALPIYHCAYTPCFRREAGSYGKDTRGLIRLHQFNKVELVKLVHPDTSEQEHEALVQDAEAILQALELPYRVIELCTGDLGFGAAKCYDLEVWLPAAGTYREISSCSNFRDFQARRGNIRFKEPGQKGTQLVHTLNGSGLAVGRTMAAVLENYQQSDGSVRIPEALQSYLGRDIL; encoded by the coding sequence GTGCTTGACCTGAAGTTAATTCGCGAAAATCCAGACCTGGTGCAAGAAAAGCTGAACTGCCGTGGCCCAGGTTATGACATTCAGCCGATCGTGGAACTGGATCGGCAACAAAAAGAGTTGGAAAAGACCCGATCGCAACTCCAGGCCCGCAGCAACGAAATCGGTAAACTGGTCGGCCAGAAGATGAAGTCAGGCAGCAAGCCAAATGATCCGGAGGTGGTGGCCCTGAAAAATGAGGGCAACGATCTGAAAGCCACCCTGAGCGAACTGGAACCTCAGGAAAGAGACCTGAAAGCCCAGATTGAAGCCTTACTGCTGAACCTGCCCAACTTGCCCAGCGATTCCACCCCGATCGGCAAGGATGAAACGGAAAATGTAGAAGTGCGTCGCTGGGGAGATGCGTACAAGCCCACAGGGGACAAGTTCCTGCCTCATTGGGAAATTGGTGAAAAGTTAGGCATTCTGAACACCGAACGGGCCACCAAAATTGCTCAAAGCCGCTTTGTTGCCTTAATTGGAGCCGGAGCCGCTTTAGAACGAGCCTTAATCCAATTTATGCTCGATCGCCAAATCGCCGCAGGCTATGTCGAAGTCTTACCTCCCTTCCTGATTAACAGCACCTCTCTCACCGCCACGGGGCAACTGCCCAAATTTGCCGAGGAAAGCTTTAAGTGCAGTGAAGACGACCTCTGGTTGGCACCTACGGCAGAAGTTCCTGTCACTAACTTTTATCGGGATGAAATTCTTTCCTCGGAAGCGCTACCCATCTACCACTGCGCCTATACGCCCTGTTTTCGTCGGGAGGCAGGCAGCTATGGCAAAGATACCCGTGGTCTGATCCGGTTGCACCAATTTAATAAAGTGGAACTGGTGAAACTGGTTCATCCTGATACCTCTGAACAGGAACATGAAGCCCTGGTACAGGATGCTGAAGCCATTCTCCAAGCCCTGGAACTGCCTTACCGGGTGATTGAACTGTGTACCGGAGATCTGGGCTTTGGGGCGGCGAAATGTTACGACCTGGAAGTGTGGCTACCCGCAGCAGGAACCTATCGGGAAATTTCCAGTTGTTCTAACTTCCGCGACTTCCAAGCTCGACGGGGCAACATTCGCTTTAAGGAACCCGGACAAAAAGGAACTCAACTTGTTCACACGCTGAATGGCTCCGGTTTGGCCGTGGGCCGAACCATGGCTGCTGTTCTGGAAAATTACCAGCAATCCGATGGCAGTGTGCGAATTCCAGAAGCCCTGCAGTCCTACTTGGGGCGGGATATTTTGTAG
- a CDS encoding DUF1830 domain-containing protein, giving the protein MLINFRKTVATNSDFEETSSIFCFYKNEAKQIQILRIVDRNHNCHFEQVIFPTQQLLFATPPKVQLEIYTGTFISTVLTNRFACENLEIKVIERVTS; this is encoded by the coding sequence ATGTTGATAAATTTTAGAAAAACTGTAGCAACCAATTCAGACTTTGAAGAGACGAGTTCTATTTTCTGCTTTTATAAAAATGAAGCAAAACAAATTCAAATTCTCCGCATTGTCGATCGCAACCATAACTGCCACTTTGAACAAGTTATTTTTCCCACTCAACAGTTGTTATTTGCCACTCCGCCCAAAGTTCAACTGGAAATATACACAGGAACATTCATTTCTACCGTGTTAACGAATAGATTTGCCTGTGAGAACTTAGAAATTAAGGTGATAGAAAGAGTCACCTCCTAA
- the thyD gene encoding thylakoid membrane protein ThyD yields the protein MKVAVTGATGFVGHRLVERLQAEGHQVVVFTRNPDRAAKVFPKTAFPAVEIVAYTPTVAGEWQQAIAGCDGVVNLAGEPISERWTAAHKQAILESRKLGTQRIVEAIAQANPKPQVLVNASAIGYYGTSETVTFDESSNPGNDFLAEVCQAWESEAQKVKEAGVRLVILRLGIVLGMGGAIARMLPPFKLFAGGPIGSGKQWFSWIHRDDLVSLILYALTQPSMAGIYNATAPNPVRMAEFCHTLGEVMHRPSWLPVPAFAIEALLGDGAIVVLEGQEVIPKRTQESGFQYQYPTVKQALEEVVTES from the coding sequence ATGAAAGTCGCAGTAACAGGGGCAACGGGGTTCGTAGGGCATCGACTGGTGGAGCGCTTGCAGGCAGAAGGCCATCAGGTAGTTGTCTTCACCAGAAACCCAGACCGGGCTGCAAAAGTCTTTCCCAAAACAGCATTTCCAGCCGTTGAAATTGTGGCCTATACCCCAACCGTTGCAGGAGAGTGGCAACAGGCGATCGCAGGCTGCGATGGTGTCGTTAATCTGGCAGGAGAACCAATCTCAGAACGGTGGACAGCGGCTCATAAACAGGCCATTCTGGAGAGCCGCAAACTGGGAACCCAGCGAATTGTCGAGGCGATCGCCCAGGCAAACCCCAAACCCCAGGTACTGGTGAATGCCTCAGCGATCGGCTATTACGGTACCAGTGAGACAGTTACCTTTGATGAGAGCAGTAATCCGGGTAACGACTTCTTAGCAGAGGTTTGTCAGGCGTGGGAAAGTGAAGCGCAGAAAGTGAAAGAGGCCGGAGTGCGGCTGGTCATCCTGCGTCTGGGAATTGTACTGGGGATGGGAGGCGCGATCGCCAGAATGCTGCCGCCGTTCAAACTATTTGCAGGTGGCCCGATCGGTTCCGGCAAGCAATGGTTTTCCTGGATTCATCGCGATGATCTGGTCAGCCTGATTCTGTACGCCTTGACTCAACCCAGTATGGCAGGTATTTACAATGCGACCGCCCCCAATCCTGTCCGCATGGCTGAATTCTGTCATACTCTGGGTGAGGTGATGCATCGTCCTTCCTGGCTTCCTGTTCCTGCCTTTGCGATCGAAGCATTGCTGGGCGATGGTGCGATCGTTGTTCTGGAAGGGCAAGAAGTCATTCCCAAACGCACTCAAGAAAGTGGATTCCAATACCAGTACCCAACGGTAAAACAGGCCCTGGAAGAAGTCGTAACAGAATCATAA
- a CDS encoding MFS transporter has protein sequence MQLLLTNFSVAAGISYLGRSSDSSSDDHSHSEGMSIRKIGLGVGLWTLITVTLALFFACYLAVKLSLLTDSGLGAIIGLVIWAAYFCLLVWVSSSTVGSLIGSVVNAATSGFQAVLGAATAAIGGQAAKRQVVSTAEAVAAAVRNELGSAMDPASIRESIEDYVQRLRLPGLDLGRLRSDFEAILNDPEIAELADEGGLAQIDRDTFVDLVSKRTDFTKDEVNRIADLLESVWRQTLGKRSPRRDSTAELIEYLQLTQPGQLQIRELNAKIDRLLAERSQQRTSGDQQKSPGLLQQSVQAGMSTLLGLIAGRTDLSDLDLERILDRLKGGSDQVARQANQVMAQLQGETPQEQAYSLIRYDVEQYLLNQASWQMSPAIVEREFREVLYDPAADPDSIVQQLSYLKRSYFVDVLSSRGVFTQSKIQQIADQLEAIRKDVLVGAQAAKELEIAADLQQRIKIYLTLTPPSQLHSSDTLPEFQALLSDEDADYDTLNQRLSVYDRSTLKNLLLQRTDMAPEEVESILDALERTRDRVLFDAKSLNEQISQRATDVQQRLENYLRNTGKSELNPEGIKRDLQLLFNDPQLGIGALRYRFSQFDRDTAVQLLRQREDISEAEANQIVDHVEFNWNSVIHAPQMLAGTVQEAYEQTLIKIADYLCGTNLEELDPEGIQRDLRTLLADPQEGTIALRQRLSRIDRETLVKLLSQRPDLSEEQVNQTIDQVLGAIRQIIRAPRRLALRTQQQVMDFEASLEDYLRHTDKEELNPEGIKRDLGLLVQSPKLGLQHLSDRLAQVDRSTLIALLSQRKDMTPEEAERIVSQVESVRDQLVNQMRQIQYRIQELIDRLFARIRNYLNSLDRPELNYDSIKHDVRLLFDDPQAGFDAIRERLGQFDRGTLVAILSSRKDISEEQANHIIDQIESARNSVLQRAERIQLEAQRRVEEIKHQAQRQMEETRKAAATAAWWLFVTALTSAAAAAGSGALGAG, from the coding sequence ATGCAGCTACTCTTGACCAACTTTTCAGTGGCTGCCGGAATCTCCTATCTGGGACGTTCCTCTGACTCCTCCTCTGATGATCATTCCCACAGTGAAGGCATGAGTATCCGTAAGATCGGTCTTGGTGTGGGTCTATGGACGCTGATCACAGTTACGCTAGCACTATTTTTTGCTTGCTATCTGGCTGTCAAACTCAGTTTATTAACTGATTCTGGCCTGGGTGCCATTATTGGTCTGGTAATCTGGGCTGCTTATTTCTGTCTCTTAGTCTGGGTTAGTTCCAGTACGGTTGGCTCGTTGATTGGCTCTGTTGTCAATGCAGCAACCTCTGGATTCCAGGCTGTATTAGGAGCCGCCACAGCCGCGATCGGTGGACAGGCCGCAAAACGGCAGGTCGTTTCCACAGCAGAAGCCGTTGCGGCTGCGGTTCGGAATGAATTGGGATCTGCCATGGATCCAGCCAGCATTCGCGAATCTATTGAAGACTACGTACAACGGCTCAGGTTGCCAGGACTGGATCTGGGCCGATTGCGGAGTGATTTTGAGGCCATCTTGAACGATCCAGAAATTGCTGAGTTAGCCGATGAGGGTGGCCTTGCTCAGATCGATCGCGATACATTCGTGGATCTGGTCAGCAAACGCACCGATTTCACCAAGGACGAAGTGAACCGAATTGCTGACCTGTTAGAAAGCGTATGGCGGCAGACATTGGGCAAACGATCTCCTCGTCGTGACTCTACAGCCGAGTTGATCGAGTATCTGCAATTGACTCAACCGGGACAACTGCAGATCCGGGAACTGAATGCCAAGATCGATCGCCTGTTAGCCGAGCGATCGCAGCAGAGAACCAGTGGCGATCAACAAAAATCACCTGGCCTCTTACAACAATCGGTGCAAGCCGGTATGAGTACCTTGCTGGGCTTGATTGCAGGCCGCACTGATTTGTCTGATCTGGATCTGGAGAGGATTCTCGATCGGTTAAAAGGCGGTTCCGATCAGGTGGCTAGACAGGCTAATCAAGTGATGGCTCAGTTGCAGGGTGAAACGCCTCAAGAACAAGCCTACAGTCTCATTCGGTATGATGTGGAACAGTATTTGCTGAATCAAGCGTCCTGGCAGATGAGTCCGGCGATCGTCGAGCGGGAATTTCGCGAAGTGCTGTATGATCCTGCTGCTGACCCCGATTCCATCGTGCAACAGTTGTCTTACCTGAAGCGGTCTTACTTTGTGGATGTGCTGTCGTCTCGCGGTGTATTCACTCAAAGCAAGATTCAGCAAATTGCCGATCAATTAGAGGCGATTCGCAAGGATGTGCTGGTTGGTGCTCAAGCCGCGAAGGAACTGGAAATTGCCGCCGATCTGCAACAGCGGATTAAAATCTATCTCACACTCACACCCCCATCTCAACTGCACTCTAGCGACACTCTGCCTGAGTTTCAGGCATTGCTATCGGATGAAGATGCCGACTATGACACGCTTAACCAGCGTCTGTCTGTGTACGATCGCTCCACGCTGAAAAATCTGTTACTGCAGCGGACAGATATGGCACCGGAGGAAGTGGAAAGTATTCTGGATGCCCTGGAAAGAACTCGCGATCGGGTCTTGTTCGATGCCAAATCGTTGAATGAGCAGATAAGCCAGAGAGCGACTGATGTTCAGCAGCGTCTGGAAAACTACCTGCGAAATACAGGTAAATCCGAATTGAATCCAGAAGGCATCAAGCGCGACTTACAACTGTTGTTCAATGATCCTCAACTGGGCATCGGTGCGTTGCGGTATCGCTTCTCCCAATTCGATCGCGATACTGCCGTGCAATTACTACGTCAGCGGGAGGACATTAGTGAAGCTGAGGCTAATCAAATTGTGGATCATGTAGAATTCAACTGGAATTCAGTAATTCACGCTCCTCAAATGCTGGCAGGAACAGTTCAGGAGGCGTATGAGCAAACGCTAATCAAAATTGCTGATTACCTGTGTGGCACCAATCTGGAAGAACTGGATCCAGAGGGTATTCAACGGGATTTAAGAACCCTGCTCGCAGATCCCCAGGAAGGCACGATCGCGTTACGACAGCGCTTATCCAGGATCGATCGTGAAACCCTGGTGAAACTGCTCAGTCAGCGTCCCGATCTGAGTGAGGAACAGGTGAACCAGACGATTGATCAGGTCCTGGGAGCCATTCGGCAAATTATTCGGGCACCTCGTCGCTTAGCGCTGCGAACTCAGCAACAGGTGATGGATTTCGAGGCCAGCCTGGAAGACTATCTTCGCCATACGGATAAGGAAGAACTCAATCCAGAGGGCATCAAGCGGGATCTCGGTTTGCTGGTACAATCTCCCAAACTGGGTCTACAGCATCTCAGCGATCGCCTGGCCCAGGTGGATCGATCCACTTTGATTGCTTTACTCTCCCAGCGGAAAGACATGACACCAGAAGAGGCCGAACGAATTGTCTCCCAAGTCGAGTCGGTACGCGATCAATTGGTGAATCAAATGCGCCAGATCCAGTACCGGATTCAGGAACTGATCGATCGCCTGTTTGCCCGCATCCGCAATTATCTGAACTCCCTGGATCGTCCTGAACTCAACTATGACAGCATCAAACACGATGTCCGTCTGCTGTTTGACGATCCGCAAGCCGGATTTGATGCGATCCGCGAGCGGTTAGGTCAGTTCGATCGAGGCACCCTGGTCGCCATCCTCAGTTCCCGCAAGGATATTTCGGAGGAACAGGCCAACCACATCATCGATCAAATCGAATCGGCTCGTAATAGCGTGCTGCAACGGGCCGAACGCATTCAATTGGAAGCCCAACGGCGCGTTGAAGAGATTAAACATCAAGCTCAACGCCAAATGGAAGAAACCCGCAAAGCCGCTGCCACCGCTGCCTGGTGGCTCTTCGTGACAGCCCTGACCTCTGCTGCCGCTGCGGCTGGATCTGGGGCACTGGGAGCGGGTTAA
- a CDS encoding alpha/beta hydrolase gives MQISRTGLRRPLGVVTAAIATITSFLLLAPPGQTANEVVFRYGIFRRRLAVAELTNFAKTGEQSRVLQKYLEMTNSDAESIRQILNQPVGIDRSTLNVALKNPAANLLLDELGHIIQTPDNKIEENKEALREAVLTSASKDNQFTLLEVIQNYPGDEIHLDVKRAIRTYNTVSKFQKPVEGALGQINQVRQRLKDRGINLPDFLK, from the coding sequence ATGCAGATTTCAAGAACTGGGTTACGTCGCCCTCTGGGGGTTGTGACTGCCGCGATCGCAACAATTACCAGTTTTTTGCTGCTGGCTCCTCCAGGGCAAACAGCGAATGAAGTGGTATTCCGGTATGGGATTTTTCGTCGTCGGTTAGCGGTTGCAGAATTGACCAACTTTGCCAAGACGGGTGAACAATCCAGAGTGCTGCAGAAATATCTGGAAATGACGAATAGCGATGCGGAGTCAATTCGACAAATTTTGAATCAGCCTGTGGGTATCGATCGCAGCACTCTCAATGTGGCCCTGAAGAATCCAGCGGCTAACTTACTGCTGGATGAACTGGGCCATATAATTCAAACCCCTGACAATAAAATTGAGGAAAACAAAGAAGCGCTGAGGGAAGCGGTATTGACCTCTGCCTCTAAGGATAACCAGTTCACGCTACTGGAAGTCATTCAGAATTACCCCGGTGATGAAATTCACCTGGATGTGAAACGGGCGATCAGAACTTACAACACGGTCAGCAAGTTCCAGAAGCCTGTAGAAGGAGCGTTGGGACAAATTAACCAGGTGCGTCAGAGGCTCAAAGACCGGGGAATTAATTTGCCGGACTTTTTGAAGTAA
- a CDS encoding YidH family protein, which translates to MKEPKIDRQREHQANERTFLAWMRTSIALIGFGFAIARFSLFLRQLQVALHPSTVSPPARFSSEDVGVVLVVVGIVTIALAAWRYNQVFWQIERGDYRPRRWYVWMTTVIVMALGILSIPLVLLRNKEIPPTNPDLQPPANRVQY; encoded by the coding sequence ATGAAGGAACCAAAGATCGATCGCCAGCGAGAACATCAAGCTAATGAACGCACCTTTTTAGCCTGGATGCGGACTTCGATTGCTTTAATTGGGTTTGGATTTGCGATCGCTCGCTTCAGTTTGTTTTTGCGTCAGTTGCAAGTTGCACTCCATCCATCCACTGTTTCACCTCCTGCCAGATTTAGCTCAGAGGATGTGGGAGTGGTGCTGGTCGTTGTTGGCATTGTCACGATCGCACTCGCAGCATGGCGTTATAATCAGGTCTTTTGGCAAATTGAGCGGGGAGATTACCGTCCTCGGCGGTGGTATGTGTGGATGACAACGGTGATCGTGATGGCATTAGGCATTCTCAGCATCCCGCTTGTGTTGCTTAGAAATAAGGAAATCCCGCCTACTAATCCAGATCTGCAGCCACCTGCTAATAGGGTTCAGTACTAG
- a CDS encoding tetratricopeptide repeat protein codes for MSSHTFDRNSSDLGHERILSMQVWQANQIGFLGVLLGSSLTLIPVAGLAIASAPAPIAQNAPQSAEAIVNQGLQYIQQGKLNEAIAAFQRAAQMDPKMAAAHYNLGLALRQQGQLQPAATAFYQATQADPKFGLAYANLGAALLEGGNVAQARDYLKRAIELDPRMGLAHYNLGLALEQQRAYDQAAVTFKKAMELSPNAPEPPYHLGLVQLQQGKEQDALTSFQQAIRINPRYAEAYYNIGAILFRQNKLDEALNAFRRSAESNSNYANAYYGAGLVFIKQGKLQDAQTVLRYAKDLYTRQGNTLWAAKADQNLQKVMTGTR; via the coding sequence ATGAGTAGTCATACGTTCGATCGAAACAGTAGCGATTTGGGACATGAGAGGATTTTGAGTATGCAGGTGTGGCAGGCAAATCAAATCGGCTTCCTGGGAGTCCTCTTGGGAAGTTCCCTGACCCTAATACCAGTAGCTGGTCTGGCGATCGCATCTGCCCCTGCGCCAATCGCTCAGAATGCTCCCCAATCGGCAGAAGCGATCGTCAATCAGGGACTGCAGTACATTCAGCAAGGCAAACTAAATGAAGCGATCGCCGCCTTTCAACGAGCCGCCCAGATGGATCCCAAGATGGCCGCTGCTCACTATAATTTGGGACTCGCTCTGCGGCAACAGGGACAGTTACAGCCTGCCGCCACAGCTTTCTATCAGGCCACTCAAGCCGATCCTAAGTTTGGGCTGGCCTATGCCAACCTGGGAGCGGCCCTGTTAGAAGGAGGGAATGTAGCCCAGGCCAGAGATTATCTGAAACGGGCGATCGAACTGGATCCCCGCATGGGACTGGCGCACTACAACCTGGGATTAGCCCTGGAGCAGCAACGCGCTTATGACCAGGCCGCCGTCACGTTCAAAAAAGCCATGGAACTCAGCCCTAATGCGCCAGAGCCGCCTTATCACTTAGGGTTGGTACAGTTGCAACAAGGGAAAGAGCAAGACGCTCTAACCTCTTTTCAGCAGGCCATTCGGATCAATCCCCGCTATGCAGAAGCCTATTACAACATTGGCGCAATCCTGTTTCGGCAGAACAAACTTGATGAGGCATTGAATGCCTTCCGGCGATCGGCAGAATCCAACTCAAACTATGCCAATGCCTACTATGGAGCGGGTCTGGTGTTTATTAAGCAAGGAAAACTGCAGGATGCCCAGACTGTCTTGCGCTACGCCAAGGACTTATATACCAGACAGGGCAACACGCTATGGGCCGCAAAGGCTGACCAAAATTTGCAAAAAGTGATGACGGGAACCCGCTGA
- a CDS encoding zinc-dependent alcohol dehydrogenase family protein, with amino-acid sequence MKAVLMTAAGSPDVLQLADVPTPTLQTGMDLLVRLKAAGVNPIDTKLRKRGTFYPDQMPAILGCDGAGIVEAVGSAVQKFRPGDEVYFCNGGLGGHPGTYAEWAVVDERFAARKPASISFAAAAAAPLVLITAWEALYDRARLQAGQRVLIHAGAGGVGHVAIQLAKLQGAIVATTVSTPEKADFVQQLGARCIIRYQQTDFVTAIMDWTQGQGVDVVFDTVGGATFGNSFAAVQIYGDIVSILEPDPATNWKIARNRNLRISLELMLTPMLQGLVAEQIAQAKILEQCARLIDQGNLTIHVAQTFPLAQAAEAHRRLEAGSITGKLVLVIDS; translated from the coding sequence GTGAAAGCAGTATTAATGACGGCAGCAGGCAGTCCAGATGTTTTGCAATTGGCGGATGTGCCCACCCCTACTCTCCAAACAGGCATGGATCTCCTGGTACGGCTAAAAGCAGCGGGAGTTAATCCGATCGATACCAAACTGCGGAAGCGAGGAACTTTCTACCCTGACCAGATGCCTGCCATTCTGGGTTGTGATGGGGCTGGAATTGTGGAAGCCGTCGGGAGTGCCGTGCAGAAGTTTCGCCCTGGCGATGAAGTCTACTTCTGCAATGGCGGCTTAGGCGGACATCCCGGCACCTATGCTGAATGGGCGGTGGTAGACGAACGATTTGCAGCCCGTAAGCCTGCCTCGATCAGTTTTGCGGCGGCGGCAGCAGCCCCTCTAGTGTTAATTACGGCCTGGGAAGCTCTCTACGATCGCGCCCGACTTCAGGCAGGACAGCGGGTGCTGATTCATGCTGGAGCCGGAGGGGTGGGTCATGTGGCGATTCAACTGGCAAAGTTACAGGGCGCGATCGTGGCCACTACCGTCAGTACCCCTGAAAAAGCTGATTTTGTACAACAGTTGGGGGCCAGGTGCATCATTCGCTATCAGCAGACCGATTTTGTCACTGCTATTATGGATTGGACACAAGGCCAGGGTGTGGATGTTGTGTTTGATACGGTTGGTGGCGCGACTTTTGGCAACAGCTTTGCCGCCGTTCAAATTTACGGGGATATCGTTTCCATTCTGGAACCGGATCCGGCCACCAACTGGAAAATCGCTCGTAACCGTAACCTGCGCATTAGTCTGGAACTTATGCTGACCCCTATGCTGCAAGGGCTGGTGGCAGAACAAATTGCTCAGGCCAAAATTCTGGAACAATGCGCCCGCCTGATTGATCAAGGAAATCTTACTATTCATGTCGCCCAAACCTTCCCGTTGGCTCAGGCGGCTGAAGCCCACCGCCGTCTGGAAGCTGGCTCAATAACCGGAAAGTTGGTGCTGGTAATAGACTCTTAG